The following proteins are encoded in a genomic region of Actinomycetes bacterium:
- a CDS encoding LysE family transporter: MNAALAGLLTGLSLIVAIGAQNAYVLRLGLTRQHVGIAVAICATSDIILILLGIGGIGRVGRSFPGVLDALKWVGVTYLVGYALYSFWRASRRQVLLPSEAVRPSRRAIVTTTLAFTFLNPHVYLDTVLLLGSIGNQFGSSRWLFAAGACVGSIVWFVGLGYGAKAMAPLMSRPATWRVLDLLIGVVMLGVAFSVATTHITS; the protein is encoded by the coding sequence GTGAACGCAGCCCTCGCCGGCCTCTTGACCGGCCTGTCGCTCATAGTCGCGATAGGCGCACAGAATGCCTACGTCCTTCGGCTGGGCCTCACCCGTCAACATGTCGGCATCGCCGTTGCGATCTGCGCAACGTCGGACATCATCCTGATTCTGCTAGGGATCGGCGGAATCGGTCGTGTTGGCCGGTCGTTCCCTGGGGTTCTGGACGCATTGAAGTGGGTCGGCGTCACCTACCTCGTCGGCTACGCGCTCTACTCCTTCTGGCGAGCGAGTCGCCGCCAAGTGCTCCTGCCGTCCGAGGCCGTACGCCCGTCACGGCGAGCCATCGTCACCACAACCCTCGCGTTCACCTTCCTCAACCCCCACGTCTACCTGGACACCGTCCTGCTGCTCGGGTCCATCGGGAATCAGTTCGGCTCCAGTCGGTGGCTATTCGCCGCTGGAGCCTGCGTGGGATCGATCGTTTGGTTCGTCGGCCTTGGATACGGGGCCAAAGCGATGGCCCCGCTGATGTCGCGACCCGCAACATGGCGCGTTCTCGATCTCCTGATCGGCGTAGTCATGCTGGGCGTCGCATTCAGCGTCGCCACGACGCACATCACCTCATAG
- a CDS encoding DUF4287 domain-containing protein, with protein sequence MTEYSPPWPKAGPASYFPSIEKKYGRSIVEWQGIIAGCGLDKHMAIVSFLKTDYQMGHGHANALVGWTLAGNVAVE encoded by the coding sequence ATGACTGAGTACTCACCACCGTGGCCTAAAGCCGGCCCCGCCTCATACTTTCCGTCGATCGAGAAGAAGTACGGCCGCTCGATCGTCGAGTGGCAGGGCATCATCGCCGGCTGTGGCTTGGACAAGCACATGGCCATCGTCAGTTTCCTGAAGACGGACTACCAGATGGGGCATGGGCACGCGAACGCATTGGTCGGCTGGACGTTAGCCGGGAACGTCGCGGTCGAGTAG